The following proteins are encoded in a genomic region of Streptomyces lunaelactis:
- a CDS encoding LysR family transcriptional regulator: protein MPHSPPPSVDLDLRLVRYFAVVAEHRHFGRAAEALHVTQPSLSRQVRRLEEQLGARLLDRTPQGSRLTEAGEVFLPRAKALLRSAAQAAAHARAAAEPSRITIGYTTGLIVTPAVRELRHRHPDADVQALHLAWNEPREALLEHRVDAVVTRLPIRTDQLHVTILYDEPRVLVVPLGHRLAGKESVTLDDIPDEPLLRVPDPDWNAFWRIDPRPDGSRAPDGPLIEDFEDKFELIASGQALAITADVGHNRLRPDLTAIPLHGVEPSHVVLATRTGDRSRLVAAFRKFAQAHLTGPRPAEPASAPPPSSTSREETERRH, encoded by the coding sequence ATGCCCCACTCGCCCCCGCCTTCTGTGGACCTCGATCTGCGTCTGGTGCGGTACTTCGCGGTCGTTGCCGAGCACCGGCACTTCGGCCGCGCCGCCGAGGCCCTCCACGTCACCCAGCCGTCCCTGAGCCGTCAGGTCCGCCGCCTTGAAGAGCAGTTGGGCGCGCGCCTGCTGGACCGCACCCCGCAGGGCAGCCGGCTGACCGAGGCCGGGGAGGTCTTCCTGCCCCGCGCCAAGGCGCTGCTGCGCTCAGCCGCGCAGGCTGCGGCCCACGCCCGGGCAGCCGCCGAGCCCAGCCGGATCACCATCGGGTACACCACGGGCCTCATCGTCACCCCGGCGGTGCGTGAGCTGCGCCACCGGCACCCGGACGCCGACGTACAAGCCCTGCACCTGGCCTGGAACGAGCCGCGGGAGGCCCTGCTCGAACACCGCGTGGACGCGGTGGTGACCCGGCTGCCGATCCGGACCGACCAGCTGCACGTGACGATCCTCTACGACGAGCCCCGGGTGCTGGTGGTACCCCTCGGGCACCGTCTGGCCGGCAAGGAGTCCGTCACCCTCGACGACATCCCCGACGAGCCGCTGCTCCGGGTGCCCGACCCGGACTGGAACGCCTTCTGGCGCATCGATCCCCGGCCCGACGGAAGCCGGGCACCCGACGGTCCCCTCATCGAGGATTTCGAGGACAAGTTCGAACTCATCGCTTCCGGGCAGGCCTTGGCCATCACGGCCGACGTCGGCCACAACCGCCTCCGCCCCGACCTCACCGCGATCCCCCTGCACGGCGTCGAGCCGAGCCACGTCGTGCTTGCGACCCGCACCGGCGACCGCAGCCGCCTGGTGGCGGCCTTCCGTAAGTTCGCCCAGGCCCACCTCACCGGTCCCCGGCCGGCCGAACCGGCGAGCGCCCCGCCACCATCTTCGACATCACGCGAGGAGACTGAACGGCGTCACTGA
- a CDS encoding TMEM175 family protein — protein MNGHQRVWDDEGSAARLLALSDGVFAIAMTLLALDITLPAELDSDGFKRALRDVMPNLWAYALSFLVIAAFWRGHHQMFRYVREVDGTVIRLGLLSLGLVALMPFPTTLLAEYGDLPQSVAVYSGAVAAMGATQLALTVVLWKRPWLGSATLPDPVARNDVADLAWTVLIFAVAVPLAFVSPTGAKLWWAVLIPVKAVTGKRGKRLRAAAQRVGA, from the coding sequence GTGAACGGCCACCAGCGAGTGTGGGACGACGAGGGGAGCGCGGCCCGACTCCTCGCGCTGTCGGACGGGGTGTTCGCCATCGCGATGACGCTGCTGGCGCTGGACATCACGCTGCCCGCCGAACTGGACTCCGATGGTTTCAAGCGGGCGCTGAGGGATGTGATGCCCAACTTGTGGGCGTACGCTCTTAGCTTTTTGGTCATCGCGGCGTTCTGGCGGGGCCACCACCAGATGTTCCGGTACGTGCGGGAAGTGGACGGGACGGTCATCAGGCTCGGGCTGCTGAGCCTGGGGCTGGTCGCCCTGATGCCCTTCCCTACCACCCTGCTGGCCGAATACGGGGACCTGCCACAGTCGGTGGCCGTCTACTCCGGCGCCGTCGCGGCCATGGGGGCCACGCAGCTCGCCCTGACGGTCGTACTGTGGAAGCGCCCGTGGCTGGGTAGCGCGACGCTTCCCGATCCCGTCGCGCGCAACGATGTGGCCGATCTGGCGTGGACGGTGCTGATCTTCGCCGTCGCCGTGCCGCTCGCCTTCGTATCCCCGACGGGCGCGAAGCTGTGGTGGGCAGTGCTGATCCCGGTCAAGGCGGTGACGGGCAAGCGGGGCAAGCGCCTGCGCGCGGCCGCCCAACGGGTCGGCGCCTAG